A genomic region of Candidatus Methylacidiphilales bacterium contains the following coding sequences:
- the rpsS gene encoding 30S ribosomal protein S19 codes for MGRSLKKGPYVDYHVLEKIEKNAGGGSKKPIKTWSRRSMITPEFVGQTFMVHNGKAFNSVFVTENMVGHKLGEFSPTRIFKKHGGHTEKVTK; via the coding sequence ATGGGACGCAGCTTGAAAAAAGGACCTTACGTGGACTACCACGTTCTGGAAAAAATTGAAAAAAACGCCGGTGGCGGATCCAAGAAGCCGATCAAAACCTGGTCGCGCCGCTCCATGATCACCCCGGAGTTCGTCGGCCAGACTTTCATGGTCCACAACGGCAAGGCTTTCAACTCCGTCTTCGTGACGGAAAACATGGTTGGTCACAAACTCGGCGAGTTCTCGCCCACCCGCATCTTCAAGAAGCACGGCGGACACACCGAGAAAGTCACCAAGTAA
- the rpsG gene encoding 30S ribosomal protein S7 gives MARRRNAIKRETIPDPLFESKVVAALVNTVMSGGKKATAQRVVYGAIKLANGDAKEGDPLEILTKALENVKPRLEVKSKRVGGATYQVPMEVTPERQQALAMRWLVTYASNRKGTPMQKALAFEIKDAANGQGAAIKKRDDVHRMAQANKAFAHLRW, from the coding sequence ATGGCACGCCGTCGTAACGCGATCAAACGCGAAACCATCCCCGACCCCCTCTTCGAGAGCAAAGTGGTTGCCGCCCTCGTCAACACCGTCATGAGCGGAGGCAAAAAAGCCACCGCCCAGCGCGTTGTTTATGGCGCCATCAAGCTGGCCAACGGCGACGCCAAAGAAGGCGATCCGTTGGAAATCCTCACCAAGGCCCTGGAAAACGTCAAACCCCGCCTGGAAGTCAAATCCAAGCGCGTCGGCGGCGCCACCTATCAGGTCCCGATGGAAGTCACCCCCGAACGCCAGCAGGCCCTCGCCATGCGCTGGTTGGTGACCTACGCCTCCAACCGCAAGGGCACCCCGATGCAGAAAGCCCTGGCTTTCGAAATCAAAGACGCCGCCAACGGACAGGGCGCCGCGATCAAGAAGCGCGACGACGTCCACCGCATGGCCCAAGCCAACAAGGCATTCGCCCACCTCCGCTGGTAG
- a CDS encoding cyclic nucleotide-binding domain-containing protein produces the protein MSAVYLAWPERSAGLIPLGVLENDPPEHFRLAADRAIELLKRARTKRNQPLQPNLPMQLQTGFLLADQALKKASCRREIGVGETIFTEGAPASGLFVVLSGKVEILKATPEGEVKLNEVGPDGIFGEMGLISEGGVRSATARAAEPTVLLEVRNNPIQMLSEMGDVYAALALLKQLICVLSEWLRTQNNHVDSTNDPSVVTRDKAGIEAVGIIKANLPKDTFKFFPKEEQLVDGQFLCRQGEPSQGFFFIHRGVLEILKSDDAQGGEHVIGSMRGPTVAGEVAYFSDQPRLVSLRASGPVTFSIFSGYDYELLKETKPEKALEVLFAAAQCIVALLGRR, from the coding sequence GTGAGCGCTGTTTATTTAGCTTGGCCAGAGCGCTCAGCGGGGTTGATTCCCCTGGGCGTGCTAGAAAATGACCCTCCCGAACACTTTAGACTTGCAGCTGATCGCGCGATAGAGCTTCTTAAGCGCGCCAGAACGAAACGAAACCAACCCCTCCAACCGAACCTCCCCATGCAACTTCAAACCGGATTTCTCCTCGCCGACCAAGCGCTGAAAAAAGCGTCCTGTCGCCGGGAGATCGGTGTCGGCGAAACCATTTTCACCGAAGGTGCACCGGCATCCGGGCTCTTTGTCGTTCTCAGCGGAAAGGTGGAGATCCTCAAGGCCACCCCGGAGGGCGAGGTGAAGTTGAACGAAGTGGGACCGGACGGGATTTTTGGCGAGATGGGCCTGATCAGTGAAGGCGGGGTGAGGTCGGCGACGGCCCGTGCTGCCGAGCCCACGGTGCTCCTGGAAGTGCGGAACAACCCGATCCAGATGCTTTCCGAAATGGGCGACGTGTACGCCGCTCTGGCCCTGCTGAAGCAGTTGATTTGTGTCCTGAGTGAGTGGTTGCGCACCCAGAACAACCATGTCGACTCTACAAACGACCCATCCGTGGTGACCCGTGACAAGGCGGGTATTGAGGCGGTGGGCATCATCAAGGCCAACCTGCCGAAAGACACCTTCAAGTTCTTCCCCAAAGAGGAACAACTCGTTGACGGTCAATTCCTCTGCCGACAAGGGGAGCCGTCGCAGGGTTTTTTCTTTATCCACAGAGGAGTGCTCGAGATTTTAAAGTCAGATGACGCACAAGGCGGCGAGCACGTCATTGGAAGCATGCGGGGGCCGACGGTGGCCGGCGAGGTTGCCTACTTTTCCGACCAGCCCCGCTTGGTCAGTTTGCGCGCCTCCGGCCCGGTGACTTTTTCCATCTTCTCCGGTTACGACTACGAGCTGCTGAAGGAGACGAAGCCCGAAAAAGCCCTTGAAGTACTCTTTGCCGCCGCGCAATGCATCGTAGCTTTGCTGGGGCGTCGCTAG
- the rplC gene encoding 50S ribosomal protein L3 codes for MSIGILGKKVGMTRVYDQSGTSVAVTVIEAGNNVVTQVRTSEKDGYTAVQLGFGETTEKRTTKPLAGHFKKAGTAPKKFVREFALPAEAECKVGDVMGVTRFQPGQLIDVIGVSKGKGFQGVVKRYRFGGQPETHGSMMHRRTGAIGCRSTPGRVFKNQKMPGHMGDKKITIQNLEVVGVREEDQVLLIRGAVPGANGSYVIIRDAVKGQKKTNGKS; via the coding sequence ATGAGCATCGGCATTTTAGGCAAAAAAGTCGGCATGACCCGGGTCTATGACCAGAGCGGCACCTCCGTGGCCGTCACCGTCATCGAAGCCGGCAACAACGTCGTCACCCAGGTCCGGACCAGCGAAAAAGACGGCTACACCGCCGTCCAGCTCGGCTTCGGCGAAACCACCGAAAAGCGCACCACCAAACCGCTTGCCGGACACTTCAAGAAAGCGGGCACCGCCCCCAAGAAATTCGTCCGTGAATTCGCCCTCCCCGCCGAGGCCGAGTGCAAGGTTGGCGACGTCATGGGCGTCACCCGCTTCCAACCCGGTCAGTTGATCGACGTCATCGGTGTCTCCAAGGGCAAGGGCTTCCAGGGCGTGGTCAAGCGTTACCGCTTCGGTGGCCAGCCCGAAACCCACGGCTCCATGATGCACCGCCGGACGGGCGCCATCGGCTGCCGCTCCACCCCCGGACGTGTTTTCAAGAACCAGAAAATGCCCGGCCACATGGGTGACAAAAAGATCACCATCCAGAACCTCGAAGTGGTCGGTGTGCGTGAAGAAGACCAGGTCCTCCTGATCCGTGGTGCTGTTCCCGGTGCCAACGGCAGTTACGTCATCATCCGTGATGCCGTCAAGGGCCAGAAGAAGACCAACGGGAAATCCTGA
- the rpsJ gene encoding 30S ribosomal protein S10 produces MAGTKIRIRLKGFDYRLIDKAASEIAETAVRTGSRVSGPIPLPTKIERYTVNRSNHVDKKSMEQFEIRTHKRLLDIIEPSAKTVDELKKLNLPAGVDITIKI; encoded by the coding sequence ATGGCTGGCACCAAAATCCGCATCCGCCTCAAAGGCTTCGACTACCGTCTCATCGACAAGGCCGCCTCGGAAATCGCCGAGACCGCCGTCCGCACCGGCTCCCGTGTCTCCGGACCGATTCCGCTGCCGACCAAGATCGAGCGCTACACCGTCAACCGTTCCAACCACGTCGACAAGAAAAGCATGGAGCAGTTCGAAATCCGCACGCACAAGCGCCTGTTGGACATCATCGAACCCTCCGCCAAAACCGTGGACGAGCTGAAGAAGCTCAACCTCCCGGCCGGCGTCGACATCACCATCAAGATTTGA
- the rplD gene encoding 50S ribosomal protein L4 produces MKSKSLTFQAAEAALGVKLIANGKATQALHETVVAYQANRRAGTHSTKTKATVAGSGAKPWNQKGTGRARAGYKSSPVWSGGGVAFGPHPRDYSKTTPAKVRKVALKKAISEAAKNGKLQAVATFSLAHPKTKELASWIKENGFTGSVLVVTKGKDDKAVLASRNMPKCSIVEARQVNAEDVLKFQQVILVEDAMPVLADRLK; encoded by the coding sequence ATGAAATCCAAGAGCCTCACTTTCCAAGCCGCTGAAGCCGCCCTCGGCGTCAAGCTCATCGCCAATGGCAAGGCCACCCAGGCCCTCCACGAAACCGTGGTCGCCTATCAAGCCAACCGTCGTGCCGGCACCCACTCGACCAAGACCAAGGCCACCGTCGCCGGCTCCGGCGCCAAACCTTGGAACCAGAAGGGCACCGGTCGCGCCCGTGCCGGTTACAAGAGTTCCCCCGTCTGGTCCGGTGGCGGAGTCGCCTTCGGCCCCCACCCCCGCGATTACTCCAAGACCACCCCGGCCAAGGTCCGCAAGGTCGCCCTCAAGAAAGCCATCAGCGAGGCCGCCAAAAACGGCAAGCTGCAGGCGGTCGCCACGTTCTCCCTCGCCCATCCCAAGACGAAAGAACTTGCTTCCTGGATCAAGGAAAATGGATTCACCGGCTCTGTGCTGGTCGTCACCAAGGGCAAAGATGACAAGGCCGTCCTTGCTTCACGCAACATGCCCAAGTGCAGCATCGTCGAGGCCCGCCAGGTCAACGCCGAGGACGTGCTCAAATTCCAACAAGTCATCTTGGTCGAAGACGCCATGCCGGTCCTCGCCGACCGCCTCAAATAA
- the rplB gene encoding 50S ribosomal protein L2 produces MALKTFRPLTPSLRYTALADFAEITKSTPEKDLVVTKKKTGGRNNNGRLTCRHIGGGHKQKYRLIDFKRKQYGVKATVIGIEYDPNRTSYIALIEYADKAKTRSYIVAPDGLKVGATVQSGPEAAPEVGNNLPLGVIPLGVAVHNIEMTPGRGAQMVRSAGSAATTMGFSGDYAQLKMPSGEIRLVHKTCYATIGQVGNVQHENISLGKAGRSRWKGIRPTVRGMVMNPIDHPNGGGQGKSKGGGGRQHLTSPWGQLAKGLKTRAKHKNTDRFIVQDRRKK; encoded by the coding sequence ATGGCACTCAAAACTTTCCGCCCCCTGACCCCCAGCCTGCGCTACACCGCGCTCGCCGACTTCGCCGAGATCACCAAGTCCACTCCTGAAAAGGACCTGGTTGTGACCAAGAAGAAAACCGGCGGACGCAACAACAACGGCCGCCTGACCTGCCGCCACATCGGCGGAGGCCACAAGCAGAAATACCGCCTCATCGACTTCAAGCGCAAACAGTACGGGGTCAAGGCCACCGTCATCGGGATCGAATACGACCCCAACCGCACGTCTTACATCGCGCTCATCGAATACGCCGACAAGGCCAAGACCCGTTCCTACATCGTTGCCCCCGATGGATTGAAAGTCGGCGCCACCGTGCAGTCCGGCCCCGAGGCGGCTCCCGAAGTCGGCAACAATCTTCCCCTGGGCGTCATTCCCCTGGGTGTCGCGGTGCACAACATCGAGATGACCCCCGGACGTGGTGCCCAGATGGTCCGCTCGGCCGGATCAGCCGCCACCACCATGGGCTTCTCCGGTGATTACGCCCAGCTCAAGATGCCCTCGGGTGAAATCCGCCTCGTCCACAAAACCTGCTACGCCACCATCGGACAGGTGGGCAACGTGCAGCATGAAAACATTTCCCTCGGCAAGGCCGGCCGCTCGCGTTGGAAGGGCATCCGCCCGACCGTCCGCGGCATGGTCATGAACCCGATCGACCACCCCAACGGCGGTGGCCAGGGCAAGAGCAAGGGCGGCGGCGGTCGCCAGCACCTCACTTCACCCTGGGGACAACTGGCCAAGGGCCTCAAGACCCGCGCCAAACACAAGAACACGGACCGCTTCATCGTCCAGGACCGCCGCAAGAAATAA
- the rplW gene encoding 50S ribosomal protein L23, translating into MRNPYDIIRTARLTEKGTRLTEEHNQYVFEVDTAATKVEIKQAVEAIFKKKVQRVNTLRVLGKARRQRTAAAGSTSNWKKAIVTLKDGERLDLV; encoded by the coding sequence ATGAGAAACCCCTACGACATCATCCGCACGGCCCGCCTGACCGAAAAAGGCACCCGTCTGACCGAGGAGCACAACCAATATGTGTTCGAGGTCGATACCGCCGCCACCAAGGTCGAAATCAAGCAGGCCGTGGAAGCCATCTTCAAGAAAAAGGTCCAGCGTGTGAACACCCTGCGCGTTCTCGGCAAAGCCCGCCGCCAGCGCACCGCCGCCGCCGGCAGCACCAGCAACTGGAAAAAAGCCATCGTCACCCTCAAGGACGGGGAAAGACTCGACCTCGTCTGA
- a CDS encoding LysR family transcriptional regulator — MELRHLKSFQAVADHLNFHRAAAALNLTQPALSRQIVQLEADLGKAVFLRDRKRVELTAAGRQLYRRVGALLESFEDVVRETREAGEGKRGALALGYTEASMSGFLPALLRSLRDALPEVTLHLRQEHSEQLAKEVVLGRLDLAFISFPTSDPALNSTPVAVEEIGIVLPDNHRLAGRKHLALKDLREERFILFPYRANPTLYSELLGACRVAGFSPREIEEADTRILAVNMVAAGLGVSFLSQHLRHYCGEGTVFRPLLRPRPTMRFFLIEPNNRALPLLPEVKHRVLALQKRPRRQL; from the coding sequence ATGGAATTAAGACACTTGAAATCGTTTCAGGCGGTGGCGGATCATCTGAACTTCCACCGCGCGGCGGCAGCGCTGAACCTGACCCAGCCAGCCCTTTCGCGGCAGATCGTGCAATTGGAGGCCGATCTGGGGAAGGCCGTCTTCTTGCGTGATCGGAAGCGGGTGGAATTGACAGCGGCAGGCCGCCAGCTTTACCGGCGGGTGGGGGCGTTGTTGGAGAGTTTCGAGGATGTGGTCCGGGAGACCCGGGAGGCCGGGGAGGGCAAGCGGGGGGCCCTGGCGCTTGGCTATACGGAGGCTTCCATGTCGGGGTTCCTGCCGGCTTTGTTGAGAAGCCTGCGCGATGCCCTGCCGGAGGTCACCCTGCATCTGCGGCAGGAGCATTCCGAACAACTGGCCAAGGAGGTTGTGCTGGGTCGACTGGATTTGGCCTTCATTTCCTTTCCCACCTCAGACCCTGCCCTGAACAGCACCCCGGTGGCGGTCGAAGAAATCGGGATCGTCCTGCCGGACAATCATCGGCTGGCCGGACGCAAGCATCTGGCTTTGAAGGATTTGAGGGAAGAACGGTTCATTCTTTTTCCCTACCGGGCGAATCCAACCCTGTATAGCGAGCTCCTGGGAGCGTGCCGGGTGGCGGGATTTTCCCCCCGCGAGATCGAGGAAGCGGACACGCGCATTCTGGCGGTCAACATGGTGGCGGCCGGGTTGGGGGTTTCTTTCCTGAGCCAGCACCTGCGACACTATTGCGGGGAGGGGACGGTTTTTCGACCCCTGTTACGACCGCGTCCGACGATGCGGTTCTTTTTGATCGAGCCCAATAACCGAGCCCTTCCACTCCTGCCCGAGGTCAAGCACCGTGTCCTGGCCTTGCAAAAACGGCCCCGGCGTCAGCTCTGA
- the rplV gene encoding 50S ribosomal protein L22 yields the protein MEVKAELKMTRISAFKARDVARHVQGMPALGALELLEFYPQKAARLIHKTLKSALANAENNHSLDPAMMIIKQAQIGEGPTIHRFASRARGSANAIRKRTSHIKIILSERDLDAEKAAEEKQKAGRDASIKARRAHKAAKTPKK from the coding sequence ATGGAAGTAAAAGCAGAACTGAAAATGACGCGGATCTCGGCCTTCAAGGCCAGGGACGTCGCGCGCCATGTCCAAGGCATGCCCGCCCTCGGCGCCTTGGAGTTGCTCGAATTTTATCCCCAGAAGGCCGCCCGTCTGATCCACAAGACCCTCAAGTCGGCCCTGGCCAACGCGGAAAACAACCACTCCCTGGATCCCGCCATGATGATCATCAAGCAGGCCCAGATCGGTGAGGGACCGACCATCCACCGCTTCGCCTCCCGCGCCCGCGGCAGTGCCAACGCCATCCGCAAGCGGACCAGCCATATCAAAATCATCCTCTCCGAGCGCGACCTCGACGCCGAGAAAGCCGCCGAGGAAAAACAAAAAGCCGGACGTGACGCTTCCATCAAGGCCCGTCGCGCCCACAAGGCTGCCAAGACCCCCAAGAAATAA
- the rpsC gene encoding 30S ribosomal protein S3 produces MGQKTHPFGFRLPVRRNWKSMWYASKKDFPVYLLEDYKIRQFIKKRLAGAAISKVMIERASNRVRVNIFTARPGVVIGRKASELDKLKEEIREIAPLRDVLVDVKEIKNPELDAQLVAENIALQLERRISFRRAMKKSIATTMDFGALGIKIRCSGRLQGAEIARTEQYRQGQVPLHTLRANIDYGFAEAMTIAGKIGVKVWICLKEEAAVAA; encoded by the coding sequence ATGGGACAGAAAACTCACCCCTTCGGATTCCGCCTGCCGGTCCGCCGCAACTGGAAGTCCATGTGGTACGCCAGCAAGAAAGACTTCCCGGTTTACCTCCTGGAAGATTACAAGATCCGCCAATTCATCAAGAAGCGCCTGGCCGGAGCCGCCATTTCCAAGGTCATGATCGAACGCGCCTCCAACCGCGTCCGGGTCAACATCTTCACCGCCCGCCCGGGCGTCGTCATCGGACGCAAGGCCTCCGAGCTTGACAAGCTCAAGGAGGAGATCCGCGAGATCGCCCCCCTGCGTGATGTGCTCGTCGACGTGAAGGAAATCAAGAATCCGGAACTCGACGCCCAGTTGGTGGCGGAAAACATCGCCCTCCAGCTCGAACGCCGTATCTCTTTCCGCCGCGCGATGAAGAAGTCCATCGCCACCACCATGGATTTCGGGGCCCTCGGGATCAAAATCCGTTGCTCCGGACGTCTGCAGGGTGCGGAAATCGCCCGCACGGAACAATACCGCCAAGGACAGGTGCCCCTGCACACCCTGCGCGCCAACATCGATTACGGATTCGCCGAAGCCATGACCATCGCGGGTAAGATTGGCGTCAAAGTCTGGATTTGTCTCAAGGAGGAAGCGGCAGTCGCCGCCTGA
- the fusA gene encoding elongation factor G has protein sequence MAARTYTLERTRNIGICAHIDAGKTTLTERILFYTGMIHKIGEVHDGTTVTDWMEQERERGITITSAATTCFWPSKVEEGIVKIYAGSKTRVNIIDTPGHVDFTAEVERSLRVLDGAVAVFCGVAGVQPQSETVWRQATKYNVPRIAFVNKMDRVGANFANAVQQMRDKLGANAWPVLIPLGAEDQLKGQIDVINQKAVIYNDNDKIGSTYEVVEIPEEHKAMAKQALEDLISAVADKDEAVADMYLNEKLPDALQLKQAIRRLVVTNQIVPVVGGSAFKNKGVQYLIDAVIDYLPSPIDIPPAKGLNPDNIEESVEAPANDDAKFCGLAFKLWTDPFVGKLIFFRVYSGKLSKGDTIYNPRTNKRERISRIIQIQADKREDIDTVFAGDIAAMVGIKDVKTGDTLANEDLSILLEPPSFPEPVISMAVEPKTKGDREKLGEGLQRLAEEDPTFQVKTDEETGQTIIKGMGELHLDIILDRLKREFNVQTNAGAPQIAYRETITKAAKGEGKLIKQSGGRGQYGHVVINVAPLERGKGVTIENKVVGGNIPKEYIPAARKGLEEAVSTGIINGSQVIDIAIEITDGSYHEVDSNELAFKLAGAFALKDALQKAGSILLEPIMKVEVITPDEYQGDILGDVNRRRGRINDVTAKQGATTLKADVPLAEMFGYVNTLRSLSRGRAAYTMEPSHFEQVPTQILNAILEQKKG, from the coding sequence ATGGCCGCACGCACCTACACCCTCGAGCGCACCCGCAACATCGGGATCTGCGCCCACATCGATGCCGGAAAAACCACCCTCACCGAGCGTATTCTTTTCTACACCGGCATGATCCACAAGATCGGTGAAGTGCACGACGGCACCACCGTGACCGACTGGATGGAACAGGAGCGGGAGCGCGGCATCACCATCACCTCCGCGGCCACCACCTGCTTCTGGCCCTCCAAGGTTGAAGAAGGCATCGTCAAGATTTACGCGGGCAGCAAGACCCGGGTCAATATCATCGACACCCCCGGCCACGTGGACTTCACCGCCGAAGTCGAGCGTTCCCTGCGCGTGCTGGATGGTGCCGTCGCCGTGTTCTGCGGAGTCGCCGGTGTCCAGCCCCAATCCGAAACCGTCTGGCGCCAGGCCACCAAATACAACGTTCCCCGCATCGCCTTCGTCAACAAGATGGACCGCGTCGGTGCCAATTTTGCCAACGCCGTCCAACAGATGCGCGACAAGCTCGGCGCCAACGCCTGGCCCGTGCTCATCCCCCTCGGCGCCGAGGACCAGCTCAAGGGACAGATCGACGTCATCAACCAGAAGGCCGTCATTTACAACGACAACGACAAGATCGGTTCGACCTACGAAGTGGTCGAGATTCCCGAAGAACACAAAGCCATGGCCAAGCAGGCCTTGGAAGACCTCATCAGCGCCGTCGCCGACAAGGATGAAGCCGTCGCCGACATGTATCTCAACGAGAAACTCCCCGACGCCCTCCAACTCAAGCAGGCCATCCGCCGTTTGGTCGTGACCAATCAGATCGTTCCCGTCGTTGGTGGTTCGGCCTTCAAGAACAAGGGCGTGCAATACCTCATCGACGCCGTCATCGACTACCTCCCGAGCCCGATCGACATCCCCCCCGCCAAGGGCCTCAACCCCGACAACATCGAGGAATCCGTCGAAGCCCCGGCCAACGACGACGCCAAATTCTGCGGTCTGGCCTTCAAACTCTGGACCGATCCCTTCGTCGGCAAGCTCATCTTCTTCCGCGTTTACTCGGGCAAGCTCTCCAAGGGCGACACCATCTACAATCCGCGCACCAACAAGCGCGAGCGCATCAGCCGCATCATCCAGATCCAGGCCGACAAACGCGAGGACATCGATACCGTCTTCGCCGGTGATATCGCCGCCATGGTCGGGATCAAGGACGTCAAGACCGGCGACACCCTGGCCAACGAAGACCTGAGCATCCTCCTCGAACCCCCGTCCTTCCCCGAGCCCGTCATCAGCATGGCCGTGGAACCGAAAACCAAGGGCGACCGCGAGAAGCTGGGCGAAGGCCTGCAACGTCTGGCCGAGGAAGACCCGACCTTCCAAGTCAAGACCGACGAAGAAACCGGTCAGACCATCATCAAGGGGATGGGCGAACTCCACCTCGACATCATTCTCGACCGTCTCAAGCGCGAATTCAACGTTCAGACCAACGCCGGGGCCCCGCAGATCGCCTATCGCGAGACCATCACCAAGGCCGCCAAGGGCGAAGGAAAGCTCATCAAACAGTCCGGTGGTCGTGGCCAATACGGTCACGTCGTCATCAACGTCGCCCCGCTCGAACGCGGCAAAGGCGTCACGATTGAAAACAAGGTCGTCGGCGGCAACATCCCCAAGGAATATATTCCGGCCGCGCGCAAGGGCTTGGAAGAAGCGGTTTCCACCGGCATCATCAATGGTAGCCAGGTCATCGACATCGCCATCGAAATCACCGACGGTTCCTACCACGAAGTGGATTCGAACGAACTGGCCTTCAAACTGGCCGGAGCCTTCGCCCTCAAGGACGCGCTCCAGAAAGCCGGCTCCATCCTCCTCGAGCCTATCATGAAGGTGGAAGTCATCACCCCGGACGAATACCAGGGCGACATCCTGGGCGACGTCAACCGCCGCCGCGGCCGCATCAATGATGTGACCGCCAAGCAGGGTGCCACCACCCTCAAGGCAGACGTCCCGCTGGCCGAAATGTTCGGCTACGTCAACACCCTCCGCTCCCTTTCCCGCGGCCGTGCCGCTTACACCATGGAACCGTCGCACTTCGAGCAAGTGCCGACGCAGATCCTCAACGCGATCCTCGAACAGAAGAAGGGCTAA
- the rpsL gene encoding 30S ribosomal protein S12 — protein MPTINQLVRKGRRQAVVKTKAPALKLCPQRRGVCVQVMTRTPKKPNSALRKVAKVRLTNGQEVIAYIGGEGHNLQEHSIVLVRGGRVKDLPGVRYHIVRGSLDCLGAVGPSNTNKLNRNVSRSKYGVKRPKAGAAAAPAKK, from the coding sequence ATGCCGACGATCAACCAGCTCGTGAGAAAAGGCCGCCGCCAAGCGGTGGTGAAGACCAAGGCCCCGGCCTTGAAGCTCTGTCCCCAGCGCCGCGGCGTCTGTGTCCAGGTCATGACCCGCACCCCGAAGAAGCCGAACTCCGCTCTCCGTAAGGTTGCCAAGGTCCGCTTGACCAACGGCCAGGAAGTCATCGCCTACATCGGCGGCGAAGGCCACAACCTCCAGGAACACTCCATTGTCCTCGTTCGCGGCGGCCGTGTGAAAGATTTGCCCGGTGTCCGTTACCACATCGTCCGCGGTTCCCTTGACTGCCTTGGTGCCGTCGGCCCGAGCAACACCAACAAGCTCAACCGCAACGTCTCCCGCAGCAAGTACGGCGTCAAGCGCCCGAAAGCCGGAGCCGCCGCCGCTCCCGCCAAGAAGTAA
- the leuC gene encoding 3-isopropylmalate dehydratase large subunit, which produces MATTAKTLFQKVWDAHAVRTLPNGQTQLLIGTHLIHEVTSPQAFAMLRDLKVKVKFPHRTFATVDHIVPTDQFEEPFADPLADAMIKELRKNCDEFGVTFFDRHSGKQGIVHIVGPEQGITQPGTTIACGDSHTSTHGAFGAIAFGIGTTQVRDVLITQTMALGSLKVRRINVNGALRPGVYAKDVILHIIRTLGVNGGTGYAYEYGGSVFDAFTQEERMTVCNMSIEGGARVGYVNPDQTTFDYLKGRPYCPTGKAWDEAVERWKAVASDKDAVYDDVVNFNAGDIEPTVTWGITPGQAVFINENIPSPDDVPESERATTAEALEHMKFEARSPIKGKKINVAFLGSCTNGRYSDFVQVAKVLKGRRVAPGIKAIAVPGSQGVQKLCESQGIDQIFRDAGFEWRDAGCSMCLAMNPDKLVGDQLCASSSNRNFKGRQGSVNGRTLLMSPIMVAAAAVTGEVSDAREVFAA; this is translated from the coding sequence ATGGCCACCACCGCTAAAACCCTCTTCCAAAAAGTCTGGGACGCCCACGCCGTCCGCACCCTGCCGAACGGCCAGACCCAGCTCCTCATCGGCACCCACCTCATCCACGAGGTCACCTCACCCCAGGCCTTCGCCATGCTGCGCGACCTGAAAGTGAAGGTGAAATTCCCCCACCGCACCTTCGCCACCGTCGACCACATCGTCCCGACGGACCAGTTCGAGGAACCCTTCGCCGACCCCCTGGCCGACGCCATGATCAAGGAACTGCGCAAGAACTGCGACGAGTTCGGCGTCACCTTCTTCGACCGCCATTCCGGCAAACAGGGCATCGTCCACATCGTCGGCCCCGAACAGGGCATCACCCAGCCCGGCACGACCATCGCCTGCGGCGACTCCCACACCTCCACCCACGGGGCCTTCGGTGCCATCGCCTTCGGCATCGGCACCACCCAGGTGCGTGATGTCCTCATCACCCAGACCATGGCCCTCGGCTCGCTCAAGGTCCGCCGCATCAATGTCAACGGCGCCCTCCGCCCCGGCGTCTATGCCAAGGACGTCATCCTCCACATCATCCGCACCCTCGGGGTCAATGGCGGCACCGGTTACGCCTACGAATACGGCGGATCGGTCTTCGACGCCTTCACCCAGGAGGAACGCATGACCGTCTGCAACATGTCCATCGAGGGCGGGGCCCGCGTCGGCTATGTCAACCCAGACCAGACCACCTTCGACTACCTCAAGGGACGGCCCTACTGCCCCACAGGCAAAGCATGGGACGAGGCCGTCGAACGCTGGAAGGCCGTCGCCTCCGACAAGGACGCGGTCTACGACGATGTGGTCAATTTCAACGCCGGCGACATCGAACCCACCGTGACCTGGGGCATCACCCCCGGCCAAGCGGTCTTCATCAACGAGAACATCCCCTCCCCCGACGACGTCCCCGAATCCGAACGCGCCACCACCGCCGAGGCGCTCGAGCACATGAAGTTCGAAGCCCGCTCCCCGATCAAGGGCAAAAAGATCAACGTCGCCTTCCTCGGCTCGTGCACCAACGGACGCTACAGCGACTTCGTCCAGGTCGCCAAAGTCTTGAAAGGCCGCAGGGTTGCCCCCGGCATCAAGGCCATCGCCGTGCCCGGCTCGCAGGGCGTGCAGAAACTCTGCGAATCGCAGGGCATCGACCAGATCTTCCGCGACGCCGGCTTCGAGTGGCGGGATGCCGGGTGCTCGATGTGCCTGGCCATGAACCCGGACAAACTGGTCGGCGACCAGCTTTGCGCCAGCTCCAGCAACCGCAACTTCAAAGGCCGCCAGGGCAGCGTGAACGGACGCACCCTGTTGATGAGCCCCATCATGGTCGCCGCCGCCGCCGTCACCGGCGAAGTCAGCGACGCGAGAGAAGTCTTCGCGGCTTAA